A DNA window from Pseudomonas wuhanensis contains the following coding sequences:
- the rpoB gene encoding DNA-directed RNA polymerase subunit beta, whose protein sequence is MAYSYTEKKRIRKDFSKLPDVMDVPYLLAIQLDSYREFLQAGATKDQFRDVGLHAAFKSVFPIISYSGNAALEYVGYRLGEPAFDVKECVLRGVTYAVPLRVKVRLIIFDKESSNKAIKDIKEQEVYMGEIPLMTENGTFVINGTERVIVSQLHRSPGVFFDHDRGKTHSSGKLLYSARIIPYRGSWLDFEFDPKDCVFVRIDRRRKLPASVLLRALGYTTEEVLDAFYTTNVFHVQGENLSLELVPQRLRGEIAVLDILDDKGKVIVEQGRRITARHINQLEKAGIKELQVPLDYVLGRTTAKVIVHPATGEILAECNTELNTEILAKIAKAQVVRIETLYTNDIDCGPFVSDTLKIDSTSNQLEALVEIYRMMRPGEPPTKDAAETLFNNLFFSPERYDLSAVGRMKFNRRIGRTEIEGSGVLCKEDIVAVLKTLVDIRNGKGIVDDIDHLGNRRVRCVGEMAENQFRVGLVRVERAVKERLSMAESEGLMPQDLINAKPVAAAVKEFFGSSQLSQFMDQNNPLSEITHKRRVSALGPGGLTRERAGFEVRDVHPTHYGRVCPIETPEGPNIGLINSLAAYARTNQYGFLESPYRVVKDALVTDEIVFLSAIEEADHVIAQASATMNDKKVLIDELVAVRHLNEFTVKAPEDVTLMDVSPKQVVSVAASLIPFLEHDDANRALMGSNMQRQAVPTLRADKPLVGTGMERNVARDSGVCVVARRGGVIDSVDASRIVVRVADDEVETGEAGVDIYNLTKYTRSNQNTCINQRPLVSKGDRVQRSDIMADGPSTDMGELALGQNMRIAFMAWNGFNFEDSICLSERVVQEDRFTTIHIQELTCVARDTKLGPEEITADIPNVGEAALNKLDEAGIVYVGAEVGAGDILVGKVTPKGETQLTPEEKLLRAIFGEKASDVKDTSLRVPTGTKGTVIDVQVFTRDGVERDARALSIEKTQLDEIRKDLNEEFRIVEGATFERLRSALVGHKAEGGAGLKKGQEITDEVLDGLEHGQWFKLRMAEDALNEQLEKAQAYIVDRRRLLDDKFEDKKRKLQQGDDLAPGVLKIVKVYLAIRRRIQPGDKMAGRHGNKGVVSVIMPVEDMPHDANGTPVDVVLNPLGVPSRMNVGQILETHLGLAAKGLGEKINRMVEEQRKVAELRTFLDEIYNQIGGRNEDLDSFSDQEILDLAKNLRGGVPMATPVFDGAKESEIKAMLKLADLPESGQMQLTDGRTGNKFERPVTVGYMYMLKLNHLVDDKMHARSTGSYSLVTQQPLGGKAQFGGQRFGEMEVWALEAYGAAYTLQEMLTVKSDDVNGRTKMYKNIVDGDHRMEPGMPESFNVLIKEIRSLGIDIDLETE, encoded by the coding sequence ATGGCTTACTCATATACTGAGAAAAAACGTATCCGCAAGGACTTTAGCAAGTTGCCGGACGTCATGGATGTGCCGTACCTCCTGGCCATCCAGCTGGATTCGTATCGTGAATTCTTGCAAGCGGGAGCGACTAAAGATCAGTTCCGCGACGTGGGCCTGCATGCGGCCTTCAAATCCGTTTTCCCGATCATCAGCTACTCCGGCAATGCTGCGCTGGAGTACGTCGGTTATCGCCTGGGCGAACCGGCATTTGATGTCAAAGAATGCGTATTGCGCGGTGTAACTTACGCCGTACCTTTGCGGGTAAAAGTGCGCCTGATCATTTTCGACAAAGAATCGTCGAACAAAGCGATCAAGGACATCAAAGAGCAAGAAGTCTACATGGGTGAAATCCCCCTGATGACTGAAAACGGTACCTTCGTAATCAACGGTACCGAGCGTGTAATCGTTTCCCAGCTGCACCGTTCCCCGGGCGTGTTCTTCGACCACGACCGTGGCAAGACGCACAGCTCCGGCAAACTGCTGTACTCCGCGCGCATCATTCCTTACCGCGGTTCGTGGCTGGACTTCGAGTTCGACCCGAAAGACTGCGTGTTCGTGCGTATCGACCGTCGTCGCAAGCTGCCTGCATCGGTACTGCTGCGCGCGCTGGGCTATACCACTGAAGAAGTGCTGGACGCGTTCTACACCACCAACGTCTTCCACGTGCAAGGTGAAAACCTCAGCCTGGAACTGGTGCCTCAGCGCCTGCGTGGTGAAATTGCTGTCCTGGATATCCTGGATGACAAAGGCAAGGTTATTGTCGAGCAAGGTCGTCGTATCACTGCTCGCCACATCAACCAGCTGGAAAAAGCAGGGATCAAAGAGCTGCAAGTGCCTCTGGACTACGTCCTGGGTCGCACTACCGCCAAGGTCATCGTGCATCCGGCAACCGGCGAAATCCTGGCGGAGTGCAACACCGAGCTGAACACCGAAATCCTGGCAAAAATCGCCAAGGCTCAGGTTGTTCGCATCGAAACTCTGTACACCAACGATATCGACTGCGGTCCGTTCGTCTCCGACACTCTGAAGATCGACTCCACCAGCAACCAATTGGAAGCGCTGGTCGAGATCTATCGCATGATGCGTCCTGGTGAGCCGCCAACCAAAGACGCTGCCGAAACCCTGTTCAACAACCTGTTCTTCAGTCCTGAGCGCTATGACCTGTCTGCGGTCGGCCGGATGAAGTTCAACCGTCGTATCGGTCGTACCGAGATCGAAGGTTCGGGCGTGTTGTGCAAAGAAGACATCGTCGCGGTACTGAAGACTCTGGTCGACATCCGTAACGGCAAAGGCATCGTCGATGACATCGACCACCTGGGTAACCGTCGTGTTCGCTGCGTAGGCGAAATGGCCGAGAACCAGTTCCGCGTTGGCCTGGTACGTGTTGAGCGTGCGGTCAAAGAGCGTCTGTCGATGGCTGAAAGCGAAGGCCTGATGCCGCAAGACCTGATCAACGCCAAGCCTGTGGCTGCGGCGGTGAAAGAGTTCTTCGGTTCCAGCCAGCTTTCCCAGTTCATGGACCAGAACAACCCGCTGTCCGAGATCACCCACAAGCGTCGTGTCTCTGCACTCGGCCCTGGCGGTTTGACTCGTGAGCGTGCTGGCTTTGAAGTGCGTGACGTACACCCGACTCACTACGGTCGTGTATGCCCGATTGAAACGCCGGAAGGTCCGAACATCGGTCTGATCAACTCCTTGGCTGCCTATGCGCGCACCAACCAGTACGGCTTCCTCGAGAGCCCGTACCGTGTGGTGAAAGACGCTCTGGTCACCGACGAGATCGTGTTCCTGTCCGCCATCGAAGAAGCTGATCACGTGATCGCTCAGGCTTCGGCCACGATGAACGACAAGAAAGTCCTGATCGACGAGCTGGTAGCTGTTCGTCACTTGAACGAGTTCACCGTCAAGGCGCCGGAAGACGTGACCTTGATGGACGTATCGCCGAAGCAGGTAGTTTCGGTTGCAGCGTCGCTGATCCCGTTCCTCGAGCACGACGACGCCAACCGCGCGTTGATGGGTTCGAACATGCAGCGTCAAGCTGTACCAACCCTGCGCGCTGACAAGCCGCTGGTCGGTACCGGTATGGAGCGTAACGTAGCCCGTGACTCCGGCGTTTGCGTCGTGGCTCGTCGTGGCGGCGTGATCGACTCCGTCGACGCCAGCCGTATCGTGGTTCGTGTTGCTGATGATGAAGTTGAAACCGGCGAAGCTGGTGTCGACATCTACAACCTGACCAAGTACACCCGCTCCAACCAGAACACCTGCATCAACCAGCGTCCGCTGGTGAGCAAGGGTGATCGGGTTCAGCGCAGCGACATCATGGCCGACGGTCCGTCCACCGATATGGGTGAACTGGCTCTGGGTCAGAACATGCGCATTGCGTTCATGGCATGGAACGGCTTCAACTTCGAAGACTCCATCTGCCTGTCCGAGCGTGTTGTTCAGGAAGACCGTTTCACCACGATCCACATTCAGGAACTGACCTGTGTGGCGCGTGACACCAAGCTTGGGCCAGAGGAAATCACTGCAGACATCCCGAACGTGGGTGAAGCTGCACTGAACAAGCTGGACGAAGCCGGTATCGTTTACGTAGGTGCTGAAGTTGGCGCAGGCGACATCCTGGTCGGTAAGGTCACTCCGAAAGGCGAGACCCAACTGACTCCGGAAGAAAAACTGCTGCGTGCCATCTTCGGTGAAAAAGCCAGCGACGTTAAAGACACTTCCCTGCGCGTGCCTACAGGCACCAAGGGTACTGTCATCGACGTGCAGGTCTTCACCCGTGACGGCGTTGAGCGTGATGCTCGTGCACTGTCGATCGAGAAGACTCAACTCGACGAGATCCGCAAGGACCTGAACGAAGAGTTCCGTATCGTTGAAGGCGCCACTTTCGAACGTCTGCGTTCTGCTCTGGTCGGCCACAAAGCCGAAGGCGGCGCCGGTCTGAAGAAAGGTCAGGAAATCACCGACGAAGTTCTCGACGGTCTTGAGCATGGTCAGTGGTTCAAACTGCGCATGGCTGAAGATGCTCTGAACGAGCAGCTCGAGAAGGCTCAGGCCTACATCGTTGATCGCCGTCGTCTGCTGGACGACAAGTTCGAAGACAAGAAGCGCAAACTGCAGCAGGGCGATGACCTGGCTCCAGGCGTGCTGAAAATCGTCAAGGTTTACCTGGCAATCCGTCGTCGCATCCAGCCGGGCGACAAGATGGCCGGTCGTCACGGTAACAAAGGTGTGGTCTCCGTGATCATGCCGGTTGAAGACATGCCGCACGATGCCAATGGCACCCCGGTCGACGTCGTCCTCAACCCGTTGGGCGTACCTTCGCGTATGAACGTTGGTCAGATCCTTGAAACCCACCTGGGCCTCGCGGCCAAAGGTCTGGGCGAGAAGATCAACCGGATGGTCGAAGAGCAGCGTAAAGTTGCTGAACTTCGCACCTTCCTGGACGAGATCTACAACCAGATCGGCGGTCGTAACGAAGATCTGGATAGCTTCTCCGACCAGGAAATCCTGGATCTGGCGAAGAACCTGCGTGGCGGCGTACCAATGGCCACCCCAGTGTTTGACGGCGCCAAGGAAAGCGAAATCAAGGCCATGCTGAAACTGGCAGACCTGCCAGAAAGCGGCCAGATGCAGCTGACCGACGGCCGTACCGGCAACAAGTTCGAGCGCCCGGTTACTGTTGGCTACATGTACATGCTGAAGCTGAACCACTTGGTAGACGACAAGATGCACGCTCGTTCTACCGGTTCGTACAGCCTGGTTACCCAGCAGCCGCTGGGTGGTAAGGCACAGTTCGGTGGTCAGCGTTTCGGGGAGATGGAGGTCTGGGCACTGGAAGCATACGGTGCTGCTTACACTCTGCAAGAAATGCTCACAGTGAAGTCGGACGATGTGAACGGTCGGACCAAGATGTACAAAAACATCGTGGACGGCGATCACCGTATGGAGCCGGGCATGCCCGAGTCCTTCAACGTGTTGATCAAAGAAATTCGTTCCCTCGGCATCGATATCGATCTGGAAACCGAATAA
- the rpoC gene encoding DNA-directed RNA polymerase subunit beta': MKDLLNLLKNQGQVEEFDAIRIGLASPEMIRSWSFGEVKKPETINYRTFKPERDGLFCAKIFGPVKDYECLCGKYKRLKHRGVICEKCGVEVALAKVRRERMAHIELASPVAHIWFLKSLPSRIGLLMDMTLRDIERVLYFESYVVIDPGMTTLEKGQLLNDEQYFEALEEFGDDFDARMGAEAVRELLHAIDLEHEIGRLREEIPQTNSETKIKKLSKRLKLMEAFQGSGNLPEWMVLTVLPVLPPDLRPLVPLDGGRFATSDLNDLYRRVINRNNRLKRLLDLSAPDIIVRNEKRMLQEAVDALLDNGRRGRAITGSNKRPLKSLADMIKGKQGRFRQNLLGKRVDYSGRSVITVGPTLRLHQCGLPKKMALELFKPFIFGKLEMRGLATTIKAAKKMVERELPEVWDVLAEVIREHPVLLNRAPTLHRLGIQAFEPVLIEGKAIQLHPLVCAAYNADFDGDQMAVHVPLTLEAQLEARALMMSTNNILSPANGEPIIVPSQDVVLGLYYMTREAINAKGEGRVFADLQEVDRVFRAGEAALHAKVKVRINETVNDRDGGSVKNTRIVDTTVGRALLFQVVPPGLSYDVVNQPMKKKAISKLINQCYRVVGLKETVIFADQLMYTGFAYSTISGVSIGVNDFVIPDEKARIIGAATDEVKEIESQYASGLVTQGEKYNKVIDLWSKANDEVSKAMMANLSKEKVIDRHGVEVDQESFNSMYMMADSGARGSAAQIRQLAGMRGLMAKPDGSIIETPITANFREGLSVLQYFISTHGARKGLADTALKTANSGYLTRRLVDVAQDLVVTEIDCGTEHGLVMTPHIEGGDVVEPLGERVLGRVIARDVFKPGTEEVIVPAGTLVDEKWVEFIELNSIDEVIVRSPISCETRYGICAKCYGRDLARGHQVNIGEAVGVIAAQSIGEPGTQLTMRTFHIGGAASRTSAADSVQVKNGGTVRLHNLKHVERVDGCLVAVSRSGELAIADDFGRERERYKLPYGAVISVKEGDKVDAGAIVAKWDPHTHPIVTEMKGTVTYVGMEEGITIKRQTDELTGMTNIEVLDAKDRPAAGKDIRPAVKMVDDNGKDLLLPGTDVIAQYFLPANALVGVADGAKIAIGDVIARIPQETSKTRDITGGLPRVADLFEARRPKEASILAEVSGTIAFGKETKGKRRLVITPNDGSDPYEELIPKWRHLNVFEGEQVNRGEVISDGPSDPHDILRLLGVSALAKYIVNEIQDVYRLQGVKINDKHIETILRQMLRKVEIAESGDSSFIKGDQMELTHVLVENERLAGDEKFVSKFTRVLLGITKASLSTESFISAASFQETTRVLTEAAVTGKRDYLRGLKENVVVGRLIPAGTGLAYHSERKRRRDADKPLRVSASEVEAALTEALNSSGN; this comes from the coding sequence TTGAAAGACCTACTGAATTTGCTGAAAAACCAGGGTCAAGTCGAAGAGTTCGACGCCATCCGTATTGGATTGGCATCGCCTGAGATGATCCGTTCGTGGTCGTTCGGTGAAGTTAAAAAGCCGGAAACCATCAACTACCGTACGTTCAAACCTGAGCGCGACGGCCTGTTCTGCGCCAAGATCTTTGGCCCGGTAAAGGATTACGAGTGCCTGTGCGGTAAGTACAAGCGCTTGAAGCACCGTGGTGTGATCTGCGAGAAGTGCGGCGTTGAAGTCGCGCTGGCAAAAGTTCGTCGTGAGCGCATGGCGCACATCGAACTGGCCTCGCCAGTTGCCCACATCTGGTTCCTGAAATCGCTGCCGTCGCGTATCGGCTTGCTGATGGACATGACCCTGCGTGATATCGAACGCGTTCTCTACTTCGAGAGCTATGTCGTTATCGATCCAGGCATGACCACCCTTGAAAAAGGTCAGCTGCTGAACGACGAGCAGTACTTCGAAGCGCTGGAAGAGTTCGGCGACGATTTCGATGCCCGCATGGGTGCCGAGGCTGTCCGTGAACTGCTGCACGCTATCGACCTGGAGCACGAGATTGGCCGCCTGCGTGAAGAAATTCCGCAAACCAACTCCGAAACCAAAATCAAGAAGCTGTCCAAGCGTCTGAAGTTGATGGAAGCCTTCCAGGGTTCCGGCAACCTGCCAGAGTGGATGGTGCTGACCGTTCTGCCGGTTCTGCCGCCAGATCTGCGTCCGCTGGTCCCGCTGGATGGCGGTCGTTTCGCGACTTCCGACCTCAACGATCTGTATCGTCGAGTGATCAACCGTAACAACCGCTTGAAGCGTCTGCTCGATCTGTCCGCTCCGGACATCATCGTGCGCAACGAAAAGCGCATGTTGCAGGAAGCTGTCGACGCACTGCTCGACAACGGTCGTCGTGGTCGCGCTATCACCGGCTCCAACAAGCGTCCTCTGAAGTCCCTGGCTGACATGATCAAGGGTAAGCAGGGTCGTTTCCGTCAGAACTTGCTCGGTAAGCGTGTTGACTACTCCGGTCGTTCGGTAATTACCGTTGGTCCGACCCTGCGTCTGCACCAGTGCGGTTTGCCGAAGAAGATGGCTCTCGAGCTGTTCAAACCCTTCATTTTCGGCAAGCTGGAAATGCGTGGTCTTGCTACCACCATCAAAGCTGCCAAGAAGATGGTCGAGCGCGAGCTGCCAGAGGTTTGGGACGTTCTCGCTGAAGTGATTCGCGAACACCCGGTTCTCCTCAACCGTGCACCGACCCTTCACCGTCTGGGTATCCAGGCGTTTGAACCGGTATTGATCGAAGGTAAGGCTATCCAGCTGCACCCTCTGGTCTGTGCTGCGTACAACGCCGACTTCGACGGCGACCAAATGGCCGTGCACGTACCGCTGACACTGGAAGCCCAGTTGGAAGCGCGTGCGTTGATGATGTCGACCAACAACATTCTGTCGCCAGCCAACGGTGAGCCAATCATCGTTCCGTCGCAGGACGTTGTATTGGGTCTGTACTACATGACTCGTGAAGCGATCAACGCCAAGGGCGAAGGTCGTGTGTTCGCGGATCTGCAGGAAGTTGACCGTGTGTTCCGTGCCGGCGAAGCTGCACTGCACGCCAAGGTTAAAGTGCGGATCAACGAAACCGTCAACGATCGTGATGGTGGCAGCGTCAAGAACACCCGTATCGTCGACACCACTGTCGGCCGTGCGCTGTTGTTCCAGGTTGTTCCACCTGGCCTGTCGTACGACGTCGTCAACCAGCCGATGAAGAAAAAGGCGATCTCCAAGCTGATCAACCAGTGCTATCGCGTGGTTGGTTTGAAAGAGACCGTGATCTTCGCTGACCAGTTGATGTACACCGGTTTTGCTTATTCGACCATCTCCGGCGTTTCCATCGGTGTTAACGACTTCGTTATCCCGGATGAAAAAGCCCGCATCATCGGTGCAGCCACCGACGAAGTGAAAGAGATCGAAAGTCAGTACGCCTCCGGCCTGGTAACCCAGGGCGAGAAGTACAACAAAGTGATCGACCTTTGGTCCAAGGCGAACGACGAAGTTTCCAAGGCGATGATGGCCAACCTCTCGAAAGAGAAAGTCATCGACCGTCATGGCGTCGAAGTCGACCAAGAGTCTTTCAACTCGATGTACATGATGGCCGACTCGGGTGCACGGGGTTCTGCTGCGCAGATCCGTCAGCTCGCCGGTATGCGTGGCCTGATGGCCAAGCCGGACGGTTCCATCATCGAAACGCCGATTACTGCGAACTTCCGTGAAGGTTTGAGCGTACTTCAGTACTTCATCTCCACTCACGGTGCTCGTAAAGGTTTGGCGGATACCGCGTTGAAAACTGCGAACTCCGGTTACCTGACTCGTCGTCTGGTAGACGTGGCGCAGGATCTGGTTGTGACCGAGATCGATTGCGGCACCGAACATGGCCTGGTAATGACTCCGCACATTGAAGGCGGTGACGTTGTTGAGCCGTTGGGTGAGCGCGTATTGGGTCGTGTCATTGCCCGTGACGTATTCAAGCCGGGTACCGAGGAAGTTATCGTTCCTGCCGGCACTCTGGTAGATGAGAAGTGGGTCGAATTCATCGAGCTGAACAGCATCGACGAAGTGATCGTGCGTTCGCCGATCAGTTGCGAAACCCGCTACGGCATTTGCGCCAAGTGCTACGGCCGTGACTTGGCTCGTGGTCACCAGGTGAACATCGGTGAAGCGGTCGGCGTTATCGCTGCCCAGTCCATCGGTGAGCCGGGTACCCAGCTGACCATGCGTACGTTCCACATCGGTGGTGCGGCAAGCCGGACCTCTGCAGCCGACAGCGTTCAGGTGAAAAATGGCGGTACCGTCCGTCTGCATAACCTGAAGCACGTTGAGCGAGTGGACGGTTGCCTGGTTGCTGTGTCCCGTTCCGGTGAGCTGGCAATCGCTGATGACTTCGGTCGTGAGCGCGAGCGCTACAAGCTGCCGTACGGTGCTGTGATTTCGGTTAAAGAAGGTGACAAGGTCGACGCTGGCGCAATCGTGGCCAAGTGGGATCCGCACACTCACCCAATCGTTACCGAAATGAAAGGTACCGTGACCTACGTGGGCATGGAAGAAGGCATCACGATCAAGCGTCAGACTGACGAATTGACCGGTATGACCAACATTGAAGTACTCGACGCCAAAGACCGTCCAGCTGCCGGTAAAGATATCCGTCCAGCTGTGAAGATGGTTGATGACAATGGCAAGGATCTCTTGCTGCCGGGCACCGACGTAATTGCTCAGTACTTCCTGCCTGCTAACGCCCTGGTTGGTGTAGCGGACGGTGCGAAAATCGCGATCGGTGATGTTATCGCTCGTATTCCGCAAGAGACTTCGAAGACCCGTGACATCACCGGTGGTCTGCCGCGTGTTGCCGACTTGTTCGAAGCCCGTCGTCCGAAAGAAGCCTCGATTCTGGCTGAAGTCAGCGGCACCATCGCGTTCGGTAAAGAGACCAAGGGCAAGCGCCGTCTGGTTATCACCCCGAACGACGGTAGCGATCCGTACGAAGAGCTGATTCCGAAGTGGCGTCACCTGAACGTCTTCGAAGGCGAACAGGTAAACCGCGGCGAAGTTATCTCCGACGGCCCGAGCGATCCACACGACATCCTGCGTCTGCTGGGTGTGAGTGCGCTGGCCAAGTACATCGTGAACGAGATCCAGGACGTTTATCGTCTGCAAGGCGTGAAGATCAACGATAAGCACATCGAGACCATCCTGCGTCAGATGCTGCGTAAAGTTGAAATCGCTGAATCCGGCGATTCCAGTTTCATCAAGGGCGACCAGATGGAATTGACTCACGTTCTGGTAGAGAACGAGCGTCTGGCTGGCGACGAGAAATTCGTTTCCAAGTTCACTCGCGTACTGCTGGGTATCACCAAGGCGTCGTTGTCCACCGAATCGTTCATCTCGGCGGCTTCCTTCCAGGAAACCACTCGCGTACTGACCGAAGCGGCGGTAACCGGCAAGCGCGATTACCTGCGCGGCCTGAAAGAAAACGTAGTCGTGGGTCGTTTGATCCCGGCGGGTACCGGTCTGGCTTATCACAGCGAGCGTAAGCGCCGCCGTGATGCTGACAAACCGTTGCGCGTAAGCGCCAGTGAAGTGGAAGCTGCACTGACCGAAGCGCTGAACTCAAGCGGTAACTGA
- the rpsL gene encoding 30S ribosomal protein S12: MATINQLVRQPRKRIVEKSDVPALQNCPQRRGVCTRVYTTTPKKPNSALRKVCRVRLTNGFEVSSYIGGEGHNLQEHSVVLIRGGRVKDLPGVRYHTVRGSLDTSGVKGRNQGRSKYGTKKPK, translated from the coding sequence ATGGCAACTATCAACCAGCTGGTACGTCAGCCGCGTAAGCGTATCGTCGAGAAATCCGACGTGCCTGCGCTGCAGAACTGCCCGCAACGTCGTGGCGTATGCACCCGTGTGTATACCACCACGCCGAAAAAACCTAACTCGGCACTGCGTAAAGTATGCCGTGTGCGTCTGACCAACGGTTTCGAGGTTTCCTCGTACATCGGCGGTGAAGGCCACAACCTGCAAGAGCACAGCGTGGTACTGATCCGCGGCGGTCGTGTAAAAGACTTGCCAGGTGTTCGTTACCACACCGTACGCGGTTCTTTGGATACTTCCGGCGTTAAAGGTCGTAACCAGGGTCGTTCGAAGTACGGTACCAAGAAGCCTAAGTAG
- the rpsG gene encoding 30S ribosomal protein S7, protein MPRRRVAAKREVLDDPKYGSQILAKFMNHVMESGKKAVAERIVYGALEKVKERKNSDPLEIFEKALDAIAPLVEVKSRRVGGATYQVPVEVRPSRRNALAMRWLVDFARKRGEKSMALRLAGELLDAAEGKGAAVKKREDVHRMAEANKAFSHYRF, encoded by the coding sequence ATGCCAAGAAGACGCGTAGCAGCCAAGCGCGAAGTGCTTGACGATCCAAAATACGGCAGCCAGATCCTGGCCAAGTTCATGAACCACGTAATGGAAAGCGGCAAGAAAGCCGTTGCCGAGCGTATCGTTTATGGCGCGCTGGAAAAGGTTAAAGAACGCAAGAACAGCGATCCCCTGGAAATCTTCGAGAAAGCTCTCGACGCCATCGCTCCGCTGGTCGAAGTAAAGTCGCGCCGTGTAGGCGGTGCTACTTACCAGGTTCCGGTCGAAGTTCGTCCGTCCCGTCGTAACGCTCTGGCAATGCGCTGGTTGGTAGACTTCGCCCGTAAGCGCGGCGAGAAGTCTATGGCTCTGCGTTTGGCTGGCGAACTGTTGGACGCTGCCGAAGGCAAAGGTGCTGCAGTTAAGAAGCGTGAAGACGTGCACCGTATGGCTGAAGCCAACAAGGCTTTCTCGCACTACCGCTTCTAA